A single genomic interval of Pochonia chlamydosporia 170 chromosome 7, whole genome shotgun sequence harbors:
- a CDS encoding sulfatase (similar to Aspergillus clavatus NRRL 1 XP_001270021.1) has protein sequence MPFTANARSPTVTMPRLKAMTTGSIPSFVDLILNFDEADTSSTLAAQDTWLAQIRAADKGKLLMFGDDTWLKLFPNTFDRFDGTSSFFVSDFTEVDNNVTRNIAGELDNTDWGLMVLHYLGLDHIGHKAGPRSVNMRPKQYEMDSIVKSIYEALESKEHLKSTLFVLCGDHGMNDAGNHGASSPGETSPALVFISPKFQGVIPKLTAPTQPKNEFDYYVKVEQSDITPTIAALLGFPVSKNNLGAFIPDFLSFWPNTKDKVQILTRNARQILGIVTAAFGSELFEPSPNTDPCAQDTTDISALACDWYKLNQEVGSLLGSSSLDPAWLSAMAAWLRNAQDLMSSMASNYDIPKLVFGEALALAAGVCSLLTVTWLGTNTVGNILPLALITLSYGGMMFASSYVEEEQHFWYWASTFWIAHLGITAIRRTRATSSALRYLLALGTVRLIRSWNQTGQKFAGEPDVVQLFIAPNPPLLWGLIIASYILVSLQVMSSIHDLPFVAVTSITSVLASSAFTFKLAFTAEDSPELVTGFARKLHDMFHGQSLLSRARVVFAVLFLVTSFAIYQARKGGLKAISSAKLILHLYAFLAMTQSRAKNIPLVFFSTLLLHLLDVTKLTVIEITTTSILLQYTTFFAFGGSNAISSVDLSSAYNGISGFNVIAVGVLTFISNWAGPIFWVVATNLHLLEKYRQGQRQVFRHHLALLTLFATASTAFTMAACTALRTHLFIWTVFSPKYLYCMAWSLAQHLLINVGLGSLLFALGAR, from the exons ATGCCATTTACTGCCAATGCCCGATCACCAACAGTTACCATGCCGAGACTCAAGGCTATGACTACTGGTTCCATTCCGTCATTTGTTGACCTAATTCTCAATTTTGATGAAGCAGACACGTCGTCGACCCTTGCTGCCCAAGACACCTGGCTTGCCCAGATTCGAGCGGCTGACAAGGGCAAGTTGTTAATGTTTGGTGATGATACCTGGCTCAAATTATTTCCCAACACCTTTGATCGTTTTGATGGCACATCAAGcttctttgtttct GATTTCACAGAGGTCGACAACAATGTCACTAGAAACATTGCAGGAGAATTGGACAATACGGATTGGGGTCTCATGGTATTGCATTATTTGGGCCTGGATCATATTGGCCACAAGGCCGGACCACGAAG TGTCAACATGCGCCCCAAACAATACGAAATGGACAGCATTGTAAAATCGATTTACGAGGCGCTAGAGTCTAAGGAACACTTGAAATCAACGTTGTTCGTGCTTTGTGGCGACCATGGCATGAACGATGCTGGGAACCATGGCGCATCGTCGCCCGGCGAGACATCTCCTGCGCTTGTGTTCATATCTCCAAAATTCCAAGGTGTGATTCCCAAGTTGACGGCACCAACGCAGCCCAAGAACGAGTTTGACTACTATGTCAAAGTGGAACAGTCCGATATTACTCCAACAATCGCTGCGTTGCTAGGGTTCCCGGTTTCAAAAAATAACCTCGGTGCTTTCATTCCCGATTTTCTTTCATTTTGGCCCAACACGAAGGATAAGGTACAGATTCTGACGCGCAATGCGAGGCAAATTCTTGGTATTGTCACGGCTGCCTTTGGCTCAGAACTATTTGAACCAAGCCCAAACACAGATCCCTGTGCTCAGGACACGACCGACATCAGCGCATTAGCTTGTGACTGGTACAAGCTGAATCAAGAAGTCGGTTCATTACTTGGTTCCTCAAGTCTGGACCCAGCTTGGCTTTCTGCTATGGCTGCTTGGCTCCGCAACGCTCAGGATCTGATGAGTAGTATGGCCTCCAATTACGATATCCCCAAACTGGTCTTCGGCGAAGCACTTGCCCTGGCGGCAGGTGTGTGCAGTTTGTTAACGGTGACATGGCTCGGAACCAACACAGTTGGCAACATATTACCATTGGCCCTCATTACTTTGTCATACGGCGGAATGATGTTTGCCAGTAGCTATGTAGAAGAGGAGCAACACTTTTGGTACTGGGCTTCGACATTTTGGATAGCACACCTTGGAATTACTGCTATTCGAAG GACCAGAGCCACTTCAAGTGCACTGAGGTATTTACTGGCACTTGGCACAGTTCGATTAATTAGAAGCTGGAACCAAACGGGTCAGAAATTTGCAGGAGAGCCAGATGTGGTCCAATTGTTTATCGCGCCCAACCCACCGCTTCTATGGGGGTTGATTATCGCCTCATATATTCTGGTTTCACTACAGGTTATGTCTAGTATTCATGACTTGCCATTTGTTGCAGTTACATCGATCACATCCGTTCTCGCCTCTTCTGCCTTCACTTTTAAGCTGGCATTTACAGCTGAGGACTCCCCGGAGCTTGTCACTGGCTTTGCCCGGAAATTGCACGACATGTTTCATGGACAGTCATTACTTTCAAGAGCCAGGGTGGTCTTCGCAGTGCTCTTTCTGGTGACTAGCTTTGCCATTTACCAGGCTCGGAAGGGGGGCTTAAAGGCAATATCATCAG CCAAATTAATACTTCACCTTTACGCATTCCTGGCAATGACGCAATCTCGGGCGAAGAACATCCCacttgtcttcttctcaacGCTGCTACTGCATTTGCTAGACGTTACTAAACTGACAGTAATCGAGATCACCACAACCTCGATACTCCTCCAATACACCACCTTCTTCGCCTTTGGCGGTTCTAATGCCATTTCCTCCGTCGACTTATCAAGTGCCTACAATGGCATCAGTGGCTTCAACGTCATTGCTGTGGGCGTCCTCACATTCATTAGCAACTGGGCGGGGCCAATATTCTGGGTTGTTGCCACCAACCTACATCTCTTGGAAAAGTACAGACAGGGCCAGCGACAGGTTTTTCGTCACCACCTGGCTCTACTCACTTTATTCGCAACGGCAAGTACTGCTTTCACCATGGCAGCTTGCACAGCTCTACGAACACATCTCTTTATTTGGACTGTATTCTCACCCAAATACCTGTATTGTATGGCGTGGAGTCTGGCACAACATTTGCTTATCAATGTTGGCTTAGGTAGCCTTCTATTTGCTCTTGGCGCGAGATAA
- a CDS encoding Zinc finger domain-containing protein, MIZ-type (similar to Cordyceps militaris CM01 XP_006670989.1), translating into MATSFSSISRQEVTALLRQVQGNQLLNRQLSSVCQVNGLKSTGVKAELQRRIVDLIQETVNANDVSRFQQVRQSITNAVLQRSSPSSKASVQRSTLATNQGHPTTQFTTPMTSFNQGTSPYQQRLPHGTSSAVNGRALHSTFATPSGNIIFHSSPFYRIESAVSNLRTCETMAQHRNSINIPIKVGDHPALQQCRNNSPYRVMIFCAADVSGVQNISFPHQSELRVNSKEIKANLRGLKNKPGSTRPVDITTALRLEDPRYPNNVEFTYALTNKKYYLIANVCKVTTVKELVSIISTRRRIPKESVIAEFNRKAQDPDVVATSQVLSLKCPLSYMRLDVPCRSLSCTHIQCFDATSYLQLQEQGPQWLCPICNKSAPFEQLAVDEYVRDILANTPSDLENVTIEPNGHWAMKTSRDENLKSNGTTFEDDDDLEISEISIVSRRLETPKTNTPIIGTPASGGRDSSASAPRGIATTSAKRPAAAVIDLTLSSDDEEPTQRPRKRQNTSATGFQASNGMSFLNEAPIRYPHS; encoded by the exons ATGGCGACATCATTCTCTTCAATATCCAGGCAGGAGGTGACGGCCCTTCTACGGCAAGTTCAAGGGAATCAGCTGTTGAACCGCCAGCTCTCCTCCGTTTGCCAAGTCAATGGCCTGAAAAGCACAGGCGTGAAAGCCGAGCTGCAGCGCCGCATCGTCGACT TGATACAAGAAACTGTCAATGCCAACGATGTGTCGCGCTTCCAACAAGTCCGGCAAAGCATCACCAATGCTGTCTTGCAACGATCGAGTCCATCGTCCAAAGCGTCCGTGCAACGGAGCACCTTGGCTACGAACCAAGGTCATCCCACCACGCAGTTCACAACACCAATGACTTCTTTCAATCAAGGGACCAGTCCCTACCAGCAGCGGCTGCCCCATGGGACCAGTTCTGCCGTAAACGGCCGCGCCTTGCACAGCACATTCGCTACGCCAAGCGGCAATATAATCTTCCACTCCAGCCCTTTTTACCGTATCGAATCCGCAGTTAGCAACTTGCGGACGTGTGAGA CAATGGCACAACACAGGAATTCCATAAATATACCAATCAAAGTCGGTGATCATCCAGCACTCCAACAATGTCGAAATAACTCGCCATACAGAGTCATGATCTTTTGTGCTGCTGACGTATCTGGGGTCCAAAATATTTCATTCCCACACCAGTCAGAATTAAGAGTCAACTCAAAGGAGATCAAAGCGAATTTGCGTGGCTTGAAGAATAAACCAGGGTCTACtagaccagttgacatcacGACAGCTCTTCGCCTAGAGGATCCTCGGTATCCCAATAACGTCGAGTTCACATATGCTCTAACTAACAAG AAATATTACCTTATCGCAAATGTTTGCAAGGTCACAACAGTAAAAGAGCTAGTCTCTATCATATCCACACGCCGCCGGATACCAAAGGAATCTGTTATTGCTGAAT TCAACAGAAAGGCTCAGGACCCGGACGTCGTAGCAACGTCTCAGGTTTTGTCACTAAAATGCCCCCTCTCGTACATGAGATTAGACGTTCCCTGTCGCAGCTTGAGCTGCACTCATATCCAGTGCTTCGACGCCACATCGTACCTCCAGCTCCAAGAGCAAGGCCCGCAATGGTTATGTCCAATTTGCAATAAGTCTGCTCCTTTCGAGCAACTCGCGGTAGACGA ATACGTCCGAGATATTTTGGCAAATACACCAAGTGATCTCGAGAATGTGACGATCGAACCAAACGGCCATTGGGCGATGAAGACATCTCGCGATGAGAACCTGAAATCCAATGGCACCAcatttgaagacgacgatgacctcGAGATCTCAGAAATTAGCATCGTTAGCCGTCGGTTGGAAACACCCAAGACTAACACACCAATCATCGGAACTCCggcgtctggtggaaggGACAGCTCAGCAAGTGCGCCGCGCGGCATTGCCACCACAAGCGCGAAGCGGCCTGCTGCGGCGGTCATTGACCTCACATTGTcgtctgatgatgaggagcCAACCCAAAGGCCACGGAAGAGACAAAACACTTCAGCGACCGGTTTCCAGGCTTCCAATGGCATGAGCTTCCTGAACGAAGCCCCCATACGCTACCCACATAGCTAG
- a CDS encoding ribosome biogenesis protein (similar to Coccidioides immitis RS XP_001244758.1) — protein sequence MEIGSKNNRKRQRSEIGEIVSTSVEATGTESAQTKKRARVEERRSLFVRSLPANATNETLADFFSEHFPVKHAVVVVDQKTKESRGYGFVTLADSDDAVAAKDSLDRAEWGGKRIRIDIAEPRKRNAENTGEAAPAKPGREEVQKPPKLIVRNLPWSIKTSDQLSNLFRSYGKVKFADLPQSKGKLRGFGFVTIRGRKNAEKALEGVNGKELDGRTLAVDWAVDKETWEQQQELERVDEATAEEKDQEESNELGLDMGESNDADDDKISEPEQKDGLDADLENFMKNHMQNMEDEEDDDDDDDDDIQQGGFSKPSPGKKTTDNTSTVFIRNLPFTTTDEQLKGFFSHFGIIRYARVVIDKVTEKPAGTGFVCFLKEADAKSCIKEAPRPSASTAGVKPSLLLDENADPSGKYTLEGRLLQVAQAVNKVEAANLADNSLAKRREKDKRRLYLLSEGNIGRGSPLFDMLSPSEVQMRQTSAAQRKKLVQSNPSLHISLTRLALRNIPRNIGMKELKELARKAVVGFAVDVKEGRRQPLSKEENARDGKDAKEKERQRKLKGKGIVRQAKVVFESNQGSKVDETSGAGKSRGYGFIEYTSHHWALMGLRYLNGYQLQGDNGRKQRLIVEFAIENANVVQRRRAAEEKSGQPQGRKAQPEAADMGEVGQPRLRRQGKGVKDKSRAARGGDDDDQESEAKRAADMQHRLIARTRLMRKKKANARGKN from the coding sequence ATGGAGATTGGCTCGAAGAATAACCGAAAGAGACAACGGTCTGAAATTGGAGAAATTGTATCAACATCAGTAGAAGCCACTGGGACTGAATCAGCTCAAACTAAAAAGCGAGCACGAGTCGAGGAGCGCAGATCATTGTTCGTCCGTTCATTGCCTGCAAATGCCACGAATGAGACCCTGGCGGATTTTTTCTCTGAGCATTTCCCTGTCAAGCATgccgttgtcgttgtcgacCAAAAAACCAAGGAATCTAGAGGCTACGGTTTCGTTACGCTAGCAGATTCGGACGATGCTGTTGCAGCCAAGGACTCTTTGGATAGAGCTGAGTGGGGAGGAAAGCGTATTCGCATCGATATCGCAGAGCCAAGGAAGCGAAACGCAGAAAACACTGGGGAGGCGGCTCCCGCCAAGCCTGGAAGGGAGGAAGTTCAAAAACCACCGAAACTGATTGTAAGAAACCTTCCATGGAGCATCAAAACCTCTGATCAACTATCAAACCTGTTCAGAAGTTATGGAAAGGTGAAATTTGCCGACTTGCCACAGTCGAAAGGCAAGCTTCGAGGCTTTGGATTCGTCACCATCCGTGGCAGGAAGAATGCAGAGAAAGCTTTAGAAGgagtcaatggcaaggagCTTGACGGTCGTACATTGGCAGTAGATTGGGCTGTTGACAAGGAGACCTGggagcaacagcaagaaTTGGAGAGGGTGGACGAAGCGACTGCAGAGGAGAAGGACCAGGAGGAGAGTAATGAGTTGGGTCTGGACATGGGCGAGTCAAATGACGCTGATGACGACAAGATTTCTGAGCCCGAACAGAAGGATGGGCTGGATGCAGATCTCGAAAATTTCATGAAAAACCACATGCAGAAcatggaagatgaggaagatgacgatgacgatgacgacgatgacatCCAACAAGGCGGCTTCAGCAAGCCATCCCCTGGAAAGAAGACTACGGACAATACATCCACCGTCTTTATTCGAAATCTTCCATTTACGACGACGGACGAGCAGCTCAAAGGATTCTTCTCTCACTTCGGCATTATCCGCTACGCTCGAGTTGTCATCGACAAGGTCACTGAAAAACctgctggaactggctttgtttgctttttgaAGGAAGCTGATGCCAAGTCGTGTATCAAAGAGGCACCTCGGCCAAGCGCATCAACTGCGGGGGTGAAGCCGTCACTCCTCTTGGACGAGAATGCTGATCCCAGCGGTAAATATACCCTTGAGGGCCGACTATTACAAGTTGCTCAAGCCGTCAATAAAGTGGAAGCCGCGAATCTTGCAGATAACTCGCTCGCCAAGCGTAGAGAAAAGGACAAGCGTCGCCTTTACCTGCTTTCTGAGGGGAATATTGGGAGAGGCTCTCCCCTATTCGATATGCTCAGCCCTTCCGAAGTCCAGATGCGCCAGACTAGTGCTGCGCAACGGAAAAAGCTTGTACAAAGCAATCCTAGCCTGCATATTAGTCTCACAAGACTAGCACTGCGAAATATTCCGCGGAACATCGGAatgaaggagctgaaggaGCTTGCTAGAAAGGCTGTTGTCGGTTTTGCTGTGGATGTGAAGGAAGGTCGTCGTCAACCCCTatccaaagaagaaaatgccagggatggcaaggatgccaaagagaaagagcGTCAACGGAAATTGAAGGGCAAAGGTATTGTTCGACAAGCTAAGGTTGTTTTCGAGAGCAACCAGGGGTCGAAGGTTGACGAGACGAGCGGCGCTGGAAAGAGTCGTGGGTATGGCTTCATCGAGTATACGTCACATCATTGGGCTCTCATGGGATTGCGCTACCTAAATGGTTACCAGCTTCAAGGTGACAACGGAAGAAAACAGCGCCTAATTGTGGAATTCGCTATTGAGAACGCAAATGTTGTTCAACGGAGACGTGCCGCCGAGGAGAAGTCTGGCCAACCCCAAGGGCGCAAAGCTCAACCTGAAGCTGCGGATATGGGCGAGGTGGGACAGCCAAGGCTGCGAAGACAAGGCAAGGGAGTCAAGGACAAAAGCAGAGCGGCGCGAGGcggtgacgatgacgatCAAGAGTCCGAGGCAAAGCGGGCCGCGGATATGCAACACAGGCTTATTGCTCGTACGAGGCTGAtgcggaagaagaaagcgAACGCCCGTGGCAAGAATTGA
- a CDS encoding nuclear condensin complex subunit 3 (similar to Neosartorya fischeri NRRL 181 XP_001266315.1), with product MPAQTSSRPTRKSTAVSRKQSTATLNSRASVASRASSAAIEYVDTPDSVLRLQICAVFRDAQRTTATHRKLVVNLRKIHESCCYEPAKPTNVTSSEFDEVAFNKEFVRCVLRIMPIKKSENVGEKCVRFVGFYLRHSNEKDNEILGNVEGDTSLMPETPSTRLTSEILEEVLPLMTAKDKFVRYRSTQLISQVINSLDALDDDLFQKLRHGLLKRIRDKEAMVRSQAVLGLGRLAGNQAEGCTNSDDSDDNQGTDLLGKLLEVMQNDPSADVRRSLLVNLPILPNTLPFLLERARDQDAATRRAVYSRLLPALGDFRHLSLSMREKLLRWGLRDRDDNVRKAAGRLFRERWIADCAGIPEQDEGNSAEAAPVSFDGLLELLERIDIINSGVENGVALEAMRGFWEGRPDYRDAVTFDDNFWETLSAESVFMARSFNDFCRSEGNGRYESLVEDKLPEVTKLAFYLERYMQVLVEALKRVNQPGVEEEEEEDTVEQEFIIEQILHIALTLDYSDEVGRRKMFTLLRQFLSIPELPDEVTKLTVEVLQYICAPDAAGEREFCSIVLESVADVHDTIVDEPPADEGDDSFHSARSEVSRGSTPTNDNKRGKNSELSEEDAREKAVKEIVVNMKCLHIVQCMLTHVAGNLKDNADLVSMLNNLVVPAVRSHEAPVRERGLVCLGLCALLDRSLAEENLGLFIHFFNKGHPALQITALHILTDILNVHGAQLLSSTPGLLKVYVKAVKGGAKAPEVQAAATVAASKLLLGRVVSEQDACEELLKALVVAYFDPSSATNQPVRQALNYFLPVFCYSRTANQDLMQAISLQALHSLLNLREGLEDDDVDVGEDMVSMTTIGACLVDWTDPRKCYAPGAALDTEKKNVNGDVHLRLGQDIMEKLRSNVNKEEKKLVAGLLGKLHVSSGSSEAMIRDLYADVSEAVDEGLLSDATSRNALYKIHVSLGKIVNTLDEQQPSNRQTSRSVSVALDRQPTEDRTIMDEAKIKEEELDDNDEGTVVLKKREQESIAGDGLSDEEDTKMEGA from the exons ATGCCTGCACAAACGTCAAGCCGGCCCACGAGGAAGTCGACTGCAGTATCCAGAAAACAATCAACAGCGACTCTCAACTCCCGCGCTTCTGTGGCCTCACGCGCTTCCTCAGCAGCGATCGAATATGTTGACACTCCTGACAGTGTATTGCGGTTGCAGATTTGCGCAGTTTTCCGTGATGCCCAACGCACTACGGCGACTCATCGCAAACTTGTGGTGAACCTTCGTAAGATTCACGAGTCATGTTGTTacgagccagccaagccaaccaacGTCACTTCCAGCGAATTCGACGAAGTGGCTTTCAACAAAGAGTTTGTTCGATGTGTACTAAGGATAATGCCAATTAAGAAATCCGAGAATGTTGGCGAAAAGTGTGTCAGATTTGTCGGTTTTTATCTGCGACATTCCAACGAAAAGGACAATGAGATCTTAGGCAATGTTGAAGGAGATACCAGCTTAATGCCAGAGactccaagcaccagactAACGTCCGAAATTCTTGAAGAAGTCTTACCACTGATGACAGCTAAAGATAAATTTGTCCGATACCGCTCAACACAGCTAATATCGCAAGTCATCAACTCCTTGGATGCCCTGGATGACGATCTATTCCAGAAGCTTCGTCATGGCCTCCTCAAACGAATTCGCGACAAAGAGGCTATGGTACGATCCCAGGCGGTACTTGGACTTGGTCGTCTTGCGGGTAATCAGGCCGAAGGCTGCACCAATTCAGACGACAGCGACGATAATCAAGGAACGGACCTGCTGGGAAAACTTCTTGAAGTCATGCAAAATGATCCAAGTGCAGATGTCCGACGTTCGTTGTTGGTAAACCTCCCTATTCTTCCCAACACGCTCCCATTTTTGCTGGAAAGAGCTCGAGATCAGGACGCTGCCACCCGAAGAGCCGTTTACTCTCGCCTTCTGCCTGCATTGGGCGATTTCCGCCACTTGTCGCTCTCCATGAGAGAAAAGCTCCTTCGATGGGGACTGCGGGACAGAGACGATAATGTTCGCAAAGCAGCTGGTAGACTGTTCAGAGAGCGATGGATTGCCGACTGTGCGGGAATTCCCGAGCAAGATGAAGGCAACTCCGCCGAGGCGGCCCCTGTGAGCTTTGATGGATTGTTGGAATTGCTGGAGCGTATCGATATCATCAACTCTGGAGTGGAGAACGGTGTTGCCTTAGAGGCAATGAGAGGCTTTTGGGAAGGCCGACCTGACTATCGGGACGCCGTGACCTTTGACGACAATTTTTGGGAGACTCTTTCGGCCGAGTCCGTATTTATGGCCAGGAGTTTCAATGATTTCTGCCGAAGTGAGGGCAATGGGCGGTACGAGTCTCTCGTGGAAGACAAGTTACCTGAAGTGACTAAGCTTGCCTTCTACCTTGAACGCTACATGCAGGTTCTCGTTGAAGCCCTTAAGAGGGTAAACCAACCCggggttgaggaggaagaggaggaggacaCAGTGGAGCAGGAGTTCATTATTGAACAAATCCTCCATATCGCCCTTACTCTCGACTACTCAGATGAAGTCGGCCGAAGAAAGATGTTCACACTACTGCGACAATTTCTATCGATTCCCGAGCTGCCTGACGAAGTCACCAAATTGACGGTCGAAGTGCTGCAATACATATGCGCTCCTGACGCTGCTGGTGAGCGTGAATTTTGCAGCATTGTCCTCGAGTCCGTCGCAGATGTACATGACACAATTGTTGATGAACCTCCAGCAGATGAGGGGGACGACAGCTTCCACTCGGCCAGGTCTGAGGTGAGCCGTGGCAGTACTCCTACGAATGACAACAAGAGAGGCAAGAACTCCGAATTGAGCGAGGAAGATGCTCGGGAGAAGGCAGTTAAGGAAATCGTTGTCAACATGAAGTGTCTTCACATTGTTCAATGCATGCTGACCCATGTGGCCGGCAACTTGAAGGACAACGCCGACCTTGTCTCAATGCTGAACAACCTTGTGGTCCCGGCAGTGCGAAGCCATGAGGCACCCGTACGAGAGAGAGGTTTAGTATGTCTCGGCCTCTGCGCGCTGCTGGATAGGTCCTTAGCAGAAGAGAATTTGGGCTTATTCATtcatttcttcaacaagggCCATCCAGCGTTGCAGATTACGGCTCTGCACATTTTGACAGATATACTGAATGTTCACGGTGCTCAACTACTCTCATCTACCCCTGGCTTATTGAAGGTTTACGTCAAGGCTGTCAAAGGCGGCGCCAAAGCACCAGAAGTTCAAGCGGCGGCGACGGTTGCCGCGTCCAAGTTATTGCTAGGCAGAGTCGTGAGCGAACAGGACGCATGCGAGGAGCTTTTGAAAGCCCTTGTCGTTGCATACTTTGATCCCTCATCGGCTACCAACCAGCCTGTTAGACAAGCATTGAATTACTTCCTTCCAGTATTCTGCTATTCGAGGACAGCCAACCAGGATCTGATGCAGGCCATCTCCCTGCAGGCATTGCACTCCCTTCTGAACCTGCGTGAGGGattggaagatgatgacgttgatgtGGGCGAAGACATGGTCAGTATGACCACGATTGGGGCCTGCTTAGTAGACTGGACAGACCCGAGAAAATGCTACGCCCCAGGCGCCGCTCTCGATACTGAGAAGAAAAACGTAAACGGAGATGTCCATCTTCGCCTGGGCCAGGACATTATGGAGAAGCTGCGAAGCAACGTAAACA aagaggaaaagaagctggtGGCTGgtctgcttggcaagcttcatGTCTCGTCGGGATCATCCGAGGCAATGATTCGAGATTTATACGCAGACGTAAGTGAGGCCGTTGACGAGGGCCTGCTGAGTGATGCGACGAGCCGTAATGCATTGTACAAGATTCATGTCAGCTTGGGAAAGATTGTCAATACTCTGGACGAGCAGCAACCATCCAATAGGCAGACTAGTCGCAGCGTTTCGGTGGCGTTGGATAGACAGCCAACAGAAGACAGGACAATTATggacgaggccaagatcaaggaggaagagcttgaCGATAACGACGAGGGTACCGTTGTTCTTAAGAAGCGAGAGCAAGAGTCGATAGCAGGGGATGGACTatctgatgaggaagatACCAAGATGGAGGGCGCGTAG